One window of the Pseudofrankia sp. DC12 genome contains the following:
- a CDS encoding class I SAM-dependent methyltransferase: MTYGESRVDQTIDRLLSEHPDLDVSAEGALDNLDQFHIGGAGAVDLLIGVLALAEGDRVLDIGSGFGGPARQIARRTGHHVTGIDITPAYVDAARDLSAKAGLADLVHFQVGNIGTFEPDSLFQAAISMHVQMNVQDKTAWFADIARCLAPGARLAIWEACQPRHVDLPWPMPWSLDGTDSFVVTAGSLHASIEQAGFTTTEWKNETAWAQSWITETFSTGLPTGPALPMLLDDGYARVLNYTTALGNGSLEVWQGSFTREGPSRLR; this comes from the coding sequence ATGACTTACGGAGAATCGAGGGTCGACCAGACGATCGACCGGCTTCTCAGCGAACATCCAGACCTGGACGTGTCAGCCGAGGGTGCGCTGGACAATCTCGACCAGTTCCACATCGGCGGAGCCGGCGCGGTCGACCTGCTCATCGGTGTCCTCGCGCTCGCCGAGGGCGACCGTGTACTGGACATCGGCTCGGGATTCGGCGGACCCGCGCGCCAGATCGCCCGCCGCACCGGCCACCACGTCACCGGCATCGACATCACCCCGGCCTACGTCGACGCCGCCCGCGACCTGAGCGCCAAGGCCGGCCTGGCTGACCTCGTCCACTTTCAGGTGGGCAATATCGGCACGTTCGAACCCGACTCGCTGTTCCAGGCCGCGATCTCGATGCACGTTCAGATGAACGTCCAGGACAAGACCGCCTGGTTCGCGGACATCGCCCGTTGCCTCGCCCCCGGCGCGCGCCTGGCTATCTGGGAGGCCTGCCAGCCGCGTCACGTTGACCTGCCCTGGCCGATGCCGTGGTCCCTTGATGGCACCGACAGCTTCGTCGTCACTGCCGGCTCACTACACGCCTCGATCGAGCAAGCCGGCTTCACCACCACCGAGTGGAAGAACGAAACGGCCTGGGCCCAGTCCTGGATCACCGAGACGTTCTCGACTGGACTGCCCACCGGACCGGCGCTGCCGATGCTCCTCGACGACGGCTACGCCCGTGTCCTCAACTACAC
- a CDS encoding response regulator transcription factor translates to MTQPASTIGVLIVDDHRLVLDGLSALIDSVEGLTVVGEATSGEQAISLTRSEHPDVVLMDIEMPGISGIEATRRILATQPTVAVVMLTMYGEDEFVFAALRAGARGYLLKGAQQEDVIRTIGAVARGDAVFGPDVARRILRTFTDPLPTTGPFPELTEREREILGLLANGWPNSRIARQLGLTPKTVANNVSNILTKLHAPDRAAAILKARRAGLGEP, encoded by the coding sequence ATGACCCAACCCGCGTCCACCATCGGGGTGCTCATCGTCGACGACCACCGCCTCGTGCTCGACGGCCTGTCGGCGCTGATCGACTCCGTCGAGGGCCTGACCGTGGTCGGCGAGGCGACGTCCGGCGAACAGGCGATCAGCCTCACCCGCTCCGAACACCCCGATGTCGTCCTCATGGACATCGAGATGCCCGGGATCAGCGGCATCGAAGCGACCCGGCGCATCCTCGCCACCCAGCCGACGGTCGCGGTCGTCATGCTCACGATGTACGGCGAGGACGAATTCGTCTTCGCCGCCCTGCGCGCCGGCGCCCGCGGCTACCTACTCAAAGGCGCCCAGCAAGAAGACGTCATACGCACCATCGGAGCAGTAGCCCGCGGCGACGCGGTGTTCGGACCCGACGTCGCCCGCCGCATTCTACGCACCTTCACCGACCCCCTCCCCACAACCGGCCCGTTCCCCGAACTCACCGAACGAGAACGTGAGATCCTCGGCCTGCTTGCCAACGGCTGGCCAAACAGCCGCATCGCCCGCCAGCTCGGACTCACCCCGAAAACCGTCGCCAACAATGTCTCAAACATCCTCACCAAGCTTCACGCCCCCGACCGCGCAGCAGCAATTCTGAAAGCCCGCCGCGCCGGACTCGGCGAACCCTGA
- a CDS encoding helix-turn-helix domain-containing protein, protein MRTYGQYCSIARALDILGDRWTLLIVRELLLQGRCRFTDLKNGLPGIATNLLSTRLKELEDAGLIGREDAPPPVATVLYTLAADGLALEPVLKALGLWGLRYMTVERPADAFQARWLAYAASWFTTDTDPDAPPGVIQLLAADERAVIEVGGGQVHSRIGRAVDPDLVLDGPPRAILGLLTGVIDIDLATRIGLTVRGRRDLLARLRPVTDDDRASQPGRCAGSHVCD, encoded by the coding sequence GTGCGGACCTATGGCCAGTACTGCTCGATAGCCCGCGCCCTCGACATCTTGGGGGATCGGTGGACGCTCCTGATCGTCCGCGAGCTGCTGCTGCAGGGCCGATGCCGGTTCACCGACCTGAAGAACGGGCTTCCCGGCATCGCGACCAACCTGCTCTCGACCCGCCTGAAGGAGCTCGAGGACGCCGGGCTCATCGGCCGCGAGGACGCGCCGCCGCCCGTCGCTACCGTCCTGTACACCCTGGCCGCGGACGGTCTGGCGCTGGAACCGGTGTTGAAGGCGCTCGGGCTCTGGGGACTGCGGTACATGACCGTCGAACGGCCCGCTGACGCGTTCCAAGCACGCTGGCTCGCCTATGCCGCCTCCTGGTTCACAACGGATACCGACCCCGACGCCCCGCCGGGGGTCATCCAGCTCCTCGCAGCAGACGAGCGGGCCGTGATCGAGGTCGGCGGAGGGCAGGTCCACAGCCGCATTGGCCGCGCCGTCGACCCCGACCTGGTACTGGACGGCCCGCCCCGCGCCATCCTGGGGCTGCTCACGGGCGTGATCGACATCGACCTGGCCACCCGGATCGGGTTGACCGTCCGCGGCCGCCGCGACCTGCTCGCCCGCCTCCGTCCCGTCACCGACGACGATCGAGCGTCGCAGCCTGGCCGTTGCGCAGGCTCGCACGTGTGCGACTAG
- a CDS encoding sensor histidine kinase codes for MDGFAQALPQTRRARQRAADVLAVLALVLALAGAVLAVANRHGAVTPSGDSASLAGWTQILLAVPYAAAGWLLATRRPEVLFGWLALAAAAAHGLAAAFGGWAAFTVFGGHDLEGTGPALIAGGTGEALEPLVLAVTWATFPHGRFPRGWTGRAAGASVGLCAAGWLCTPLVPARPTQEPAAYMGITNPIGIDAIPGWVQAALFSSGMLLAAVVMVARWLRAAGELRRVLRWLAVVNVVAILVTPFVVALPGGQLISSVGTVVELAVVVAVVLANRVYGIEVVLNRTLVYTLLTSFVALVYAAGVAVLAALGQQVGGTSTVLAALGAAFSLAPARERLQRLVNRFLYGERDEPYTVATRVAARLETAGSVQTLLPGLLEALAGALRLPSAAVELRADDGAIRSITHGAPRTGASARFPLVHQGQDIGALVVSLRAGQNTLAPRENRLLADIARQTAVAASNVQLTEALIRSRERIVSAAEEERRRLRHDLHDGLGPTLTAAATKVDAARNLAERDATRAGNLLVSVRQDLTSALADLRRLVYALRPPVLDELGLLPALHEQLRHTAVPVTLTAPEALPPLPAAVEIAAYRIVTEAVTNVTRHARASACEVSITCTDHLHIDIRDNGTPNDDNGANGANGGAWSPGVGLTSMRERATALGGSWTAGPTPTGGRVQADLPLSLAGSTVPRPAAETTPEHDRGSPPPAHGQIPETLTGNQS; via the coding sequence GTGGACGGGTTCGCACAAGCCTTGCCGCAGACGCGGCGGGCGCGTCAGCGGGCCGCTGACGTCCTCGCTGTGCTCGCGCTCGTGTTGGCCCTCGCTGGGGCGGTGCTGGCTGTCGCGAACCGGCACGGGGCTGTCACGCCGTCCGGGGACTCCGCGAGCCTGGCGGGCTGGACCCAGATCCTTCTCGCGGTCCCGTATGCGGCGGCGGGTTGGCTGCTGGCCACGCGTCGGCCGGAGGTGTTGTTCGGTTGGCTGGCGCTGGCCGCCGCGGCCGCTCACGGTCTGGCTGCTGCGTTCGGTGGCTGGGCGGCGTTCACCGTGTTCGGCGGGCATGACCTGGAGGGAACCGGGCCGGCGCTGATCGCCGGTGGCACCGGTGAGGCGCTGGAGCCGCTGGTGCTGGCGGTCACGTGGGCGACGTTCCCGCACGGGCGGTTCCCCCGCGGCTGGACCGGGCGGGCAGCGGGGGCCAGCGTCGGGCTTTGCGCCGCGGGCTGGCTGTGCACGCCGCTGGTGCCGGCCAGACCCACCCAGGAACCAGCGGCCTACATGGGCATCACGAACCCGATCGGCATTGACGCGATCCCTGGCTGGGTGCAGGCCGCACTGTTCTCCTCGGGGATGCTGCTCGCGGCGGTGGTGATGGTGGCCCGGTGGCTGCGGGCGGCCGGCGAGCTGCGCCGGGTACTGCGCTGGCTGGCCGTGGTCAACGTCGTCGCGATCCTGGTGACGCCGTTCGTGGTCGCGTTGCCCGGTGGGCAGCTGATCAGCAGCGTCGGCACGGTCGTCGAGCTCGCCGTCGTTGTGGCAGTGGTACTCGCGAACCGCGTGTACGGCATCGAGGTGGTACTCAACCGCACGCTCGTCTACACCCTGCTCACCTCGTTCGTTGCCCTGGTGTACGCGGCGGGCGTCGCGGTGCTCGCCGCCCTCGGCCAGCAGGTGGGCGGGACATCCACCGTGCTCGCCGCACTCGGCGCCGCGTTCAGCCTCGCCCCCGCACGCGAGCGGCTACAGCGCCTGGTCAACCGGTTCCTCTACGGCGAACGCGACGAGCCGTACACCGTGGCCACCCGCGTAGCAGCCCGACTGGAAACCGCCGGCAGCGTCCAGACCCTGCTGCCAGGCCTGCTCGAGGCCCTCGCCGGAGCCCTGCGGCTGCCGTCCGCGGCGGTCGAGCTACGCGCCGACGACGGTGCCATCCGCTCCATCACCCACGGAGCCCCCCGGACCGGCGCCTCGGCCCGCTTCCCCCTGGTGCACCAGGGACAGGACATCGGCGCCCTCGTCGTCAGCCTACGAGCCGGGCAGAACACACTGGCGCCTCGGGAGAACCGCCTGCTCGCCGACATCGCCCGACAGACCGCGGTGGCGGCCAGCAACGTGCAGCTCACCGAGGCACTGATCCGCTCCCGGGAGCGGATCGTCAGCGCGGCTGAGGAGGAACGCCGCCGGCTGCGCCACGACCTGCACGACGGCCTCGGACCGACGCTGACCGCCGCTGCGACCAAGGTCGACGCCGCCCGCAATCTCGCGGAACGGGACGCGACGCGGGCCGGGAACCTACTCGTCTCGGTCCGCCAGGACCTCACCTCGGCACTCGCCGACCTGCGCCGCCTGGTCTACGCCCTACGGCCACCTGTCCTCGACGAGCTCGGCCTGCTACCCGCATTGCACGAGCAGCTTCGGCACACCGCGGTACCCGTCACCCTGACGGCGCCCGAAGCGCTGCCGCCGCTGCCGGCGGCGGTGGAGATAGCCGCCTACCGGATCGTCACGGAAGCCGTCACGAACGTCACCCGACATGCCCGCGCCTCCGCCTGCGAGGTATCGATCACCTGCACCGACCACCTCCACATCGATATCCGGGACAACGGAACGCCCAACGACGACAACGGGGCAAACGGGGCAAACGGCGGAGCGTGGTCTCCAGGGGTCGGCCTGACCTCGATGCGGGAACGGGCCACCGCGCTCGGTGGCAGCTGGACCGCCGGACCGACCCCCACCGGCGGACGGGTCCAGGCGGACCTCCCCCTCTCCCTCGCCGGAAGCACGGTCCCCCGGCCAGCTGCCGAGACCACCCCGGAGCACGACCGTGGGTCGCCCCCGCCAGCGCACGGCCAGATCCCCGAGACCCTCACCGGAAACCAGTCATGA